A window of the Branchiostoma floridae strain S238N-H82 chromosome 12, Bfl_VNyyK, whole genome shotgun sequence genome harbors these coding sequences:
- the LOC118427321 gene encoding uncharacterized protein LOC118427321 isoform X1 — protein MAYLLQVCVKAGLNHLNPTQFSDFEARKEKVSVSNPAKFFREHGRDYLVCCADFKDKALVLARPKDLSKVKAAPFIREPLMSTAEELLVIPFSQLADVATEVAKDVEHVTTIFLHHTMRCGSTLLVKALQASGEMHTISESDVHTNFSRYALQKDTSLDEKEMLMTVIRHTNTLFNYSLLQDDPSKTITCYKLRGQVLPIADLLQTALPRVKNIFLYRDVIGYVDSNLHLMAEGRYWKYWLQTALKRDVKYVENIGDIVFPAPWDVPVFTSIPVTHGVVWFFACIWLMFMKKANELTKDDPHKCFHVILRYDELCRYKEGMVLKVMDILGIGCRDKDAKHKIRKVFGVDSQAGHRLSSRGPSGGGSWVGEWEMGIILKVIEHANMEIHQPDFVINGTLTQI, from the exons ATGGCATACCTACTGCAAGTCTGCGTGAAAGCGGGTCTGAATCACCTTAACCCAACGCAGTTCAGCGATTTTGaagcaaggaaggaaaaagTGTCAGTTTCCAACCCGGCCAAGTTTTTCCGCGAGCACGGTCGTGACTACCTCGTGTGCTGTGCTGACTTTAAAGACAAGGCACTTGTGTTGGCGAGACCAAAGGACTTGTCTAAAGTTAAGGCAGCTCCATTCATAAGAGAG CCCTTGATGTCGACAGCTGAAGAACTACTCGTGATACCATTTTCCCAGTTGGCAGATGTCGCTACTGAAGTTGCCAAAGACGTTGAACATGTCACAACTATTTTCCTCCATCATACAA TGCGATGCGGATCGACACTGCTGGTCAAAGCTCTACAAGCAAGTGGTGAGATGCACACGATTTCTGAATCCGACGTGCACACCAATTTCTCACGTTACGCCCTCCAAAAGGATACATCTTTGGATGAGAAGGAAATGCTCATGACCGTCATAAGACACACCAACACTCTTTTCAACTACTCCCTGTTACAGGACGATCCTTCCAAAACAATAACCTGTTACAAATTGCGTGGCCAG GTTCTTCCCATTGCAGACCTGTTGCAAACCGCATTGCCAAGAGTGAAGAACATCTTCCTGTATCGGGACGTCATCGGATATGTGGACTCTAACCTCCATCTCATGGCAGAGGGCCGCTATTGGAAGTACTGGCTCCAAACTGCTCTTAAACGTGATGTCAAGTATGTTGAGAACATAGGTGACATAGTGTTCCCTGCTCcatgggatgtccctgtgtttACTTCCATTCCCGTTACCCATGGTGTCGTCTGGTTCTTTGCCTGTATTTGGCTCATGTTTATGAAAAAAGCAAATGAGCTGACGAAAGATGACCCACATAAATGTTTCCATGTGATACTGAGATACGATGAGTTATGTAGGTATAAGGAGGGCATGGTTCTGAAGGTCATGGATATTCTCGGAATCGGATGTCGGGATAAAGATGCCAAACATAAAATACGAAAGGTTTTCGGTGTTGACAGTCAGGCGGGCCATAGATTGTCCAGTAGGGGGCCAAGTGGGGGAGGCAGCTGGGTGGGGGAGTGGGAGATGGGTATCATCTTAAAGGTTATTGAACATGCTAACATGGAAATCCACCAACCAGACTTTGTAATCAACGGAACTCTTACCCAGATTTGA
- the LOC118427327 gene encoding TLC domain-containing protein 4-B-like, with protein sequence MAYSGMHLLTILASFSFHLAIFKWPAAPLLRRLSPVFKTLPPGKQVVLRDCVMSLVHALIPSTVGLYVFLYPGDVQPDTVWYDSPLVRHATCVGLGYTLADTLLQAVCPSLYNRTMTLHHVIALCGGYAVSVDPVVPYFINYWLMMELSGPFLHLRSILLGLGQGKSTLYQVNGVLLLVVFFACRVVTIPVWWVQFYQHVTSDDLAGFRVATIVSLFVLHPAINVLNLYWFGKISWLVYRYLST encoded by the exons ATGGCGTACTCAGGAATGCACCTTCTCACGATCCTCGCCAGTTTCTCCTTCCATCTCGCCATCTTTAAGTGGCCGGCTGCTCCGCTGCTCAGGAGACTGTCTCCTGTCTTCAAGACGCTGCCGCCCGGCAAACAGGTGGTGCTGAGGGACTG TGTGATGTCGCTGGTACACGCGCTGATTCCCAGCACTGTCGGCCTGTACGTGTTCCTGTACCCGGGGGACGTGCAGCCGGACACAGTCTG GTATGACTCTCCACTTGTCAGACATGCGACGTGCGTGGGGCTGGGCTACACGCTGGCAG ATACCCTCCTCCAGGCGGTCTGCCCTTCACTGTACAACCGGACCATGACGCTGCATCACGTGATCGCCCTGTGTGGAGGGTACGCTGTCAGC GTGGATCCGGTTGTGCCGTACTTCATTAACTACTGGCTGATGATGGAGCTATCCGGTCCTTTCCTCCACCTCAG GTCTATCTTACTCGGCCTGGGCCAGGGGAAGTCCACGCTGTACCAAGTGAACGGCGTCCTCCTATTGGTCGTGTTTTTCGCCTGTCGTGTCGTCACCATCCCTGTCTGGTGGGTACAGTTCTATCAACACGTGACCTCAGATGATCTGGCCGGGTTTCGTGTCGCCACGATCGTCAGTTTGTTTGTGTTACATCCTGCCATTAACGTGTTAAACTTGTACTGGTTCGGCAAGATCAGCTGGTTAGTGTATCGCTACCTGTCTACATAA
- the LOC118427095 gene encoding myosin-9-like: MIPEKLLGQDRDHSSRGLLIQLFAAVVFVNFLVAACLVLWQGAELRERRAVLDRVLGEVTLLRERDTIQDRVLDQQSAEIGHLKVQVRQLMGEREGDKRNSKTREDSTQDDVLRGQDFRAETESEPTDSDIGRVDLDDMTDFDAPWRLEDELHDRSKREVAQGVREIRGREDPEDDVDLGVTLENLDLKGTLENQVLKATPEKQDLKATLERQDLKVTLENQDLKATLDNQDLKATLEKQDLQVTLDNQDLKATLDNQALKATLDNQDLTVTLEKQDLKVTLEKQDLKVTLDSQDLKVTMENQALKARLDNQALKARLDNQALKARLDNEDLKARLDNQALKARLDNQDRKARLDSQDLKVTMENQALKARLDSQDLKVTLENQDLKATMENQALKARLDNQALKARPDNEDLKARLDNQALKARLDNEDLKARLDNQGLKATLEKQDLKARLENLDLKGTLENQDLKATLENQALRATLEIQDLRATLENQDLKARLDNQALKARLDNEDLKARLDNQGLKATLEKQDLKARLENLDLKGTLENQDLKATLENQALRATLENQALKARLENQDLKATLENQDLKATLENQDLRATLENQDLRATLGSQDLKATLGGQDLKVTPEYQAPRARRGQKVTEATLVLPG; this comes from the exons ATGATCCCAGAAAAGCTCCTCGGTCAGGACAGGGACCACAGCAGCCGCGGCCTTCTCATCCAGCTCTTCGCGGCAGtcgttttcgtgaatttcctgGTTGCCGCCTGCCTGGTGCTGTGGCAGGGGGCTGAGCTGAGGGAACGCCGGGCCGTGCTGGACAGGGTGCTGGGAGAAGTCACGCTCCTGAGAGAGCGAGACACCATACAGGACCGGGTGCTGGACCAACAAAGCGCAGAGATTGGGCACCTGAAAGTACAGGTTCGTCAACTGATGGGAGAAAGAGAGGGTGACAAGAGGAACTCCAAGACGCGAGAAGACTCCACCCAAGACGATGTCCTTCGAGGACAAGATTTCAGAGCAGAAACCGAA TCAGAGCCTACGGACAGTGATATTGGTAGAGTTGATCTGGACGACATGACGGACTTTGATGCTCCCTGGCGATTGGAAGATGAACTGCACGACAGGTCGAAGAGGGAG gttgcacagggtgtaAGGGAGATAAGGGGCCGAGAGGACCCAGAGGACGACGTGGACCTAGG GGTGACACTGGAGAACCTGGACCTAAAGGGGACACTGGAGAACCAGGTCCTAAAGGCGACACCGGAGAAACAGGACCTAAAGGCGACACTGGAGAGACAGGACCTAAAGGTGACACTGGAGAACCAGGACCTAAAGGCAACACTGGACAACCAGGACCTAAAGGCGACACTGGAGAAACAGGACCTACAGGTGACACTGGACAACCAGGACCTAAAGGCGACACTGGACAACCAGGCCCTCAAGGCAACACTGGACAACCAGGACCTAACggtgacactggagaaacagGACCTAAAggtgacactggagaaacagGACCTAAAGGTGACACTGGACAGCCAGGACCTAAAGGTGACAATGGAGAACCAGGCCCTAAAGGCGAGACTGGACAACCAGGCCCTCAAGGCGAGGCTGGACAACCAGGCCCTCAAGGCGAGACTGGACAACGAGGACCTAAAGGCGAGACTGGACAACCAGGCCCTCAAGGCGAGACTGGACAACCAGGACCGAAAGGCGAGACTGGACAGCCAGGACCTAAAGGTGACAATGGAGAACCAGGCCCTAAAGGCGAGACTGGACAGCCAGGACCTAAAGGTGACACTGGAGAACCAGGACCTAAAGGCGACAATGGAGAACCAGGCCCTCAAGGCGAGGCTGGACAACCAGGCCCTCAAGGCGAGACCGGACAACGAGGACCTAAAGGCGAGACTGGACAACCAGGCCCTCAAGGCGAGACTGGACAACGAGGACCTAAAGGCGAGACTGGACAATCAGGGCCTAAAGGCAACATTGGAGAAACAGGACCTAAAGGCGAGACTGGAGAACCTGGACCTAAAGGGGACACTGGAGAACCAGGACCTAAAGGCGACACTGGAGAACCAGGCCCTAAGGGCGACACTGGAGATCCAGGACCTAAGGGCGACACTGGAGAACCAGGACCTAAAGGCGAGACTGGACAACCAGGCCCTCAAGGCGAGACTGGACAACGAGGACCTAAAGGCGAGACTGGACAATCAGGGCCTAAAGGCAACATTGGAGAAACAGGACCTAAAGGCGAGACTGGAGAACCTGGACCTAAAGGGGACACTGGAGAACCAGGACCTAAAGGCGACACTGGAGAACCAGGCCCTAAGGGCGACACTGGAGAACCAGGCCCTCAAGGCGAGACTGGAGAACCAGGACCTAAAGGCGACACTGGAGAACCAGGACCTAAAGGCGACACTGGAGAACCAGGACCTAAGGGCGACACTGGAGAACCAGGACCTAAGGGCGACACTGGGGAGCCAGGACCTAAAGGCGACACTGGGTGGCCAGGACCTAAAGGTGACTCCGGAGTACCAGGCCCCCAGGGCCCGAAG GGGACAAAAGGTGACAGAGGCTACCCTGGTTCTCCCGGGCTAA
- the LOC118427321 gene encoding uncharacterized protein LOC118427321 isoform X2: MDTPLFLLARLQMAAPYLPTPNFNPEIKFTQPLMSTAEELLVIPFSQLADVATEVAKDVEHVTTIFLHHTMRCGSTLLVKALQASGEMHTISESDVHTNFSRYALQKDTSLDEKEMLMTVIRHTNTLFNYSLLQDDPSKTITCYKLRGQVLPIADLLQTALPRVKNIFLYRDVIGYVDSNLHLMAEGRYWKYWLQTALKRDVKYVENIGDIVFPAPWDVPVFTSIPVTHGVVWFFACIWLMFMKKANELTKDDPHKCFHVILRYDELCRYKEGMVLKVMDILGIGCRDKDAKHKIRKVFGVDSQAGHRLSSRGPSGGGSWVGEWEMGIILKVIEHANMEIHQPDFVINGTLTQI; this comes from the exons ATGGACACGCCCCTTTTTCTGCTCGCCAGGCTGCAAATGGCCGCTCCGTACCTCCCTACTCCGAACTTCAACCCAGAGATCAAATTTACTCAG CCCTTGATGTCGACAGCTGAAGAACTACTCGTGATACCATTTTCCCAGTTGGCAGATGTCGCTACTGAAGTTGCCAAAGACGTTGAACATGTCACAACTATTTTCCTCCATCATACAA TGCGATGCGGATCGACACTGCTGGTCAAAGCTCTACAAGCAAGTGGTGAGATGCACACGATTTCTGAATCCGACGTGCACACCAATTTCTCACGTTACGCCCTCCAAAAGGATACATCTTTGGATGAGAAGGAAATGCTCATGACCGTCATAAGACACACCAACACTCTTTTCAACTACTCCCTGTTACAGGACGATCCTTCCAAAACAATAACCTGTTACAAATTGCGTGGCCAG GTTCTTCCCATTGCAGACCTGTTGCAAACCGCATTGCCAAGAGTGAAGAACATCTTCCTGTATCGGGACGTCATCGGATATGTGGACTCTAACCTCCATCTCATGGCAGAGGGCCGCTATTGGAAGTACTGGCTCCAAACTGCTCTTAAACGTGATGTCAAGTATGTTGAGAACATAGGTGACATAGTGTTCCCTGCTCcatgggatgtccctgtgtttACTTCCATTCCCGTTACCCATGGTGTCGTCTGGTTCTTTGCCTGTATTTGGCTCATGTTTATGAAAAAAGCAAATGAGCTGACGAAAGATGACCCACATAAATGTTTCCATGTGATACTGAGATACGATGAGTTATGTAGGTATAAGGAGGGCATGGTTCTGAAGGTCATGGATATTCTCGGAATCGGATGTCGGGATAAAGATGCCAAACATAAAATACGAAAGGTTTTCGGTGTTGACAGTCAGGCGGGCCATAGATTGTCCAGTAGGGGGCCAAGTGGGGGAGGCAGCTGGGTGGGGGAGTGGGAGATGGGTATCATCTTAAAGGTTATTGAACATGCTAACATGGAAATCCACCAACCAGACTTTGTAATCAACGGAACTCTTACCCAGATTTGA
- the LOC118427096 gene encoding bile salt sulfotransferase-like has product MALSQHPLPEPPSYMEYQGILFPAINIKQESLEAVKMFEIRDDDVVIVTYPKSGTNWMYEVVHKILTGKKENITPVGLEFWPPGKQPSYIQLRETPSPRLMYTHLQHQLAPPGLAAPVNKLSHNILQVKVIVVLRNPKDICVSFYHYCQKHAYLKNPESWEHHNRDFLDGKMVFGGDYFDQVLGWWQMRNDPHFLFVKYEDMKKDFRSSVKTIAAFLEKELTDEHLNLILNSCSLESMRKALTESGTSRNTIVRKGMVGDWKNHFSAEESARFDQKYRERMAGTGLEFDFE; this is encoded by the exons ATGGCGTTATCTCAACACCCTCTGCCCGAGCCCCCCTCCTACATGGAATACCAGGGAATATTGTTCCCGGCAATTAATATTAAACAGGAAAGCCTGGAGGCGGTGAAGATGTTTGAGATACGTGACGATGATGTGGTGATAGTGACCTATCCTAAAAGCG GTACCAACTGGATGTACGAAGTCGTGCATAAGATTCTTACTGGAAAGAAGGAAAACATCACACCAGTAGGACTTGAGTTTTGGCCTCCAGGGAAACAACCCAGTTACATCCAGCTGCGTGAGACTCCATCTCCTCGACTGATGTACACTCATCTCCAACATCAACTGGCACCTCCAGGGTTGGCAGCTCCAGTCAACAAGTTAAGT CACAATATTCTGCAGGTGAAAGTCATTGTCGTCCTGCGAAACCCCAAGGATATCTGTGTGTCATTTTACCACTACTGCCAGAAACATGCCTATCTAAAGAACCCAGAATCTTGGGAGCATCACAATAGGGACTTCTTGGATGGAAAAA TGGTTTTCGGTGGTGACTACTTTGATCAGGTGCTGGGATGGTGGCAAATGAGGAATGACCCCCACTTCCTCTTTGTCAAGTACGAAGATATGAAAAAG GATTTTCGCTCGTCAGTGAAGACTATAGCAGCCTTCCTGGAGAAAGAACTGACCGATGAACATCTGAACCTTATCCTGAACAGCTGCAGCTTGGAGTCAATGAGGAAGGCATTGACAGAGTCTGGTACATCGAGAAATACAATTGTCAGGAAAG GTATGGTCGGAGATTGGAAGAACCACTTCTCGGCCGAGGAGAGCGCCAGGTTTGACCAGAAGTACCGAGAAAGGATGGCGGGAACAGGGCTGGAGTTTGATTTTGAGTAG
- the LOC118427320 gene encoding uncharacterized protein LOC118427320 produces the protein MAYLLQVCCKKIYLTAGGHHTDPTQFSDFEARKEKVQVSNPAKFFRDHGRDYLVCCADFEDKALVLAKPKDLSEVKAAPFVRETLRSTAEELLVIPFSELADVATEVAKDVEHVTTVFLHHTMRCGSTLLVKALQASGEMHTISEPDVHTNFAHYALQKDPSSDDEEMLKTVIRHTNTLFNYTLLQDNPSKTITCYKLRGQVLPIADLLQTALPRVKNIFLYRDVIGYVDSSIHLMAGGRYWKYWLQTTLKRDVKYVQNVGDIVVPSPWDVPVFTSIPVTHGVVWFFACIWLILMKKANELTKDDPHKCFHVILRYDELCRYKEDMVLKVMDILGIGCRDKDAKHKIRELFSVDSQAGHRLSSRGPGGGGSWVGDWEMGIILKVLEHANMEINQPDFVTNGTLTHI, from the exons atggcgTACCTACTGCAAGTCTGCTGTAAGAAGATCTACCTGACAGCGGGAGGGCATCACACCGACCCAACACAGTTCAGCGATTTTGAAGCAAGGAAGGAGAAAGTGCAAGTTTCCAACCCGGCCAAGTTTTTCCGCGATCACGGTCGGGACTACCTCGTGTGCTGTGCTGACTTTGAAGACAAGGCACTTGTGTTGGCGAAGCCAAAGGATTTGTCTGAAGTAAAGGCAGCTCCATTCGTGAGAGAG ACCTTGCGGTCAACAGCTGAAGAACTACTCGTGATACCATTTTCCGAGTTGGCAGATGTCGCTACTGAAGTTGCCAAAGACGTTGAACATGTCACAACTGTTTTCCTCCATCATACAA TGCGCTGCGGCTCGACACTGCTGGTCAAAGCTCTACAAGCGAGCGGCGAGATGCACACAATATCCGAACCCGACGTGCACACCAATTTCGCACATTACGCTCTCCAAAAAGATCCATCTTCTGATGATGAGGAAATGCTCAAGACCGTCATTAGACACACCAACACCCTTTTCAACTATACCCTGTTACAGGACAATCCTTCCAAAACAATAACCTGTTATAAACTGCGTGGCCAG GTTCTTCCCATTGCAGACCTGTTGCAAACCGCATTGCCAAGAGTGAAGAACATCTTCCTGTATCGGGACGTCATTGGATATGTTGACTCCAGCATTCATCTCATGGCAGGCGGCCGCTATTGGAAGTACTGGCTTCAAACTACTCTGAAACGTGATGTCAAGTATGTTCAGAACGTAGGTGACATAGTGGTCCCTTCGCcatgggatgtccctgtgtttACTTCCATTCCCGTTACCCATGGTGTCGTATGGTTCTTTGCCTGTATTTGGCTCATACTCATGAAAAAAGCAAATGAGCTGACGAAAGATGACCCACATAAATGTTTCCATGTGATACTAAGATACGATGAGTTATGTAGGTATAAGGAGGACATGGTTCTGAAGGTAATGGATATTCTCGGAATCGGATGTCGAGATAAGGATGCCAAACATAAAATACGAGAACTTTTCAGTGTTGACAGTCAGGCGGGCCATAGATTGTCCAGTAGGGGGCCGGGTGGGGGAGGCAGCTGGGTGGGGGACTGGGAGATGGGTATCATCTTAAAGGTTCTTGAACATGCTAACATGGAAATCAACCAACCAGACTTTGTAACCAACGGGACTCTTACCCACATTTGA